The Christiangramia salexigens genome includes the window TGAAACACCGCCTGCAACAGACCCATTTGTTGTAGTTCTTGATGCAGGACACGGTGGAAAAGACCCGGGAAACATGGGTAACGGTTATAAGGAAAAAGATATTGCTCTTAGCATAGTCCTTAATATTGGTAAAGAACTTGAAAAATATGAAGGAGTCAAGGTTGTCTACACCAGAGATTCAGATGTCTTTATTCCCTTAGAAAAAAGAGGGAAAATAGCGAACGATGCCAATGCAGACCTCTTCGTATCGGTACATTGTAATTCACATAGTTCTCAAGCCTATGGTACCGAAACCTTTGTTTTGGGACTGCATAGAAATGAAACGAATTTTGAAGTTGCTAAAAAGGAGAACTCAGTTATTTATCTGGAGGAAGATTATGAAGTGACTTATGCCGGTTTTGATCCTAACTCTCCTGAATCTTCTATTGGTCTGACTATAATGCAGGAAGAATATCTTGACCAAAGCATATTGCTCGCAGACCTGGTTCAAAAAGAGTTCACTAATACCTTAAATCGAAAGAACCGGGGCGTAAAGCAGGCCGGACTAATCGTATTGCACCAAACCTATATGCCCAGTGTATTAGTGGAAACCGGTTTCCTTACTAACGACGAGGAGGGAGCCTTTTTAAATAGTAATAATGGTAGAGAGAAAATGGCCAAGGCTATTTCCAAAGCTATTATTAAATATAGTCATACAATAAATCTAAATGTTCTGGCAGATATAAAACCTGTAACGCATGAAGAGGAGGCGCACGAACAGAAGGCAACATCGCAGGTTTATGAAGATGTGACTTTTAAAGTTCAGCTGGCAGCCGGATCTAAGAAGATAGATCCTAAACCTTATAATTTTAAAGGACTTAGTGGTGTTAATAGGGTGAAGGAAGGTAAGTTATTCAAGTATTACTATGGTTCAACCTCCGATTATCTTAAAATACAGCGATTGCATCAGGAAGCTATAAAGTCGGGATATACAGCAAGTTATATTGTTGCCTTTAAGGATGAGGATAAAATAACGGTTAACGAGGCGTTAAAATCGAGGCTTAAATAGAATGCCTTTTCTATTTTTATTTCTAAATTTGTGCATATCCATTAAAAAAATCGCTTTTGAAATATTCCAGAGAGGTCAAAACTGCCCTGTTAGCTATTGTTGCAATAGTTATTCTTATTTTCGGTTATAGTTTTTTAAAAGGAGAAAATCTATTAGATGATAGCCGGACGTTTTATGCGGTATATCAGGATGTAGAAGGACTCTCACCATCTTCAGAAGTTACTATCAACGGTTTAAAGGTTGGTCAGATAACAAGTATAGATTTTTTAAACAGTACAGGGGATCTGTTGGTTACATTTTCAGTTAAGAAAGATTTTAAATTCTCAAAAGATAGTGAGGCCAAGATCTATGGTGGTAACATCATTGGTGGTAAGTCCCTTGCCATTATTCCTAAATACGATTCTAAAGCTAATATCGCAGTCTCTGGAGATACTCTTGCAGGGGATAAGGAAGAAGGGATTATGGAGCTTGTGAACGACCGCTTAACGCCGCTCCAAAAAAAGCTTGAAAACACAATTGTTAGTGCAGATTCTATGCTAACAGCTATAACTCAGATTTTGGATGACTCTACCCGTAATAATATTCGGGGAACCTTTAAAAATCTTGATCAAACAGTTAACTCATTTAAAATAACAGCCAACGAATTACAGGGTATTGTACAGGGTAATTCTGCAAAACTAGACAGGACTTTCACCAATCTGGACGAGATGTCTACTAACTTCAATAAGTTTTCTGATACTTTGACTCAGATGGACATCAAAAAGATCACAGGAGATCTGGAGAAAGTAGTTGCCGATTTTGAGGCTGTCTCCAATAAATTAAATAGCGGTAATGGTACTGCTGCCAAGTTGATAAATGATGATGCGGTTTATAATAATCTGGACAGGGCTACCAGACAACTTGAACAATTACTTCAGGACATAAAATTGAATCCAAAGCGATACGTACACTTTTCTGTATTCGGGAAAAATCCCGGACCATACGATGCGCCAAAGGATTCTTTAAAATAGCCAACCATGCAAATTCTTGCTCAGATTTTATTTGTACTTGCCCTGGTGGGAGGTATAGCCTTTTTTGCCCGAAATATTAAGCGTTTAATACGCAATATAAAACTTGGAAAAGAAATAGACAGAACTGATAATGCTGGCGAACGCTTTGCGAAAATGGCGCGTATCGCTTTGGGTCAAAGTAAAATGGTTAGACGGCCGGTGGCAGGAATCCTTCACGTTATTGTGTATGTTGGTTTTATCATTATCAATATTGAAGTTTTAGAGATCATTATAGACGGAATTTTTGGAACACACAGAATCTTTTCTTTCATGGGTGGATTCTATGATATTCTGATAGCTAGTTTTGAAATCCTGGCTTTCCTTGTCTTAGTAGGTGTGATAATTTTCTGGACAAGAAGGAATATCACGCATATTCAGAGATTCATGAGCAGAGAAATGAAGGCCTGGCCAAAAAATGATGCCAATTACATCCTTTATTTTGAAATGGTTTTGATGTTGCTTTTTCTTGTCATGAATGCTGCCGATTACCAACTTCAAATAAATGGAGCGGATCATTATGCTTCTGAAGCCGGAATAATGGGGAGTTTCCCAATTAGCCAGTTTTTACTTCCTTTAATAGAGGGATTCAGTAATTCTACTCTGATAATTATTGAAAGAATTGCCTGGTGGGCACATATCTTAGGAATTCTGTTTTTCTTGAATTACCTGTATTACTCCAAGCATCTGCATATTATGCTTGCATTCCCTAATGTATATTTCTCAAAACTTACACCTCAGGGAGAATTTGATAATCTGGAAGCGGTAAAGAAAGAGGTGGATTTAATGATGGATCCAAATGCAGATCCTTTTGCAGCTCCCGCTGAAGGTGAAGAAGAGGATGAACCGGAAAAATTTGGTGCCTCCGATATTTTTGATCTTAATCAGGTTCAGCTTTTAAATTCATATACCTGTACAGAATGTGGTAGATGTACCTCTGAGTGCCCGGCCAACCAAACGG containing:
- a CDS encoding (Fe-S)-binding protein — its product is MQILAQILFVLALVGGIAFFARNIKRLIRNIKLGKEIDRTDNAGERFAKMARIALGQSKMVRRPVAGILHVIVYVGFIIINIEVLEIIIDGIFGTHRIFSFMGGFYDILIASFEILAFLVLVGVIIFWTRRNITHIQRFMSREMKAWPKNDANYILYFEMVLMLLFLVMNAADYQLQINGADHYASEAGIMGSFPISQFLLPLIEGFSNSTLIIIERIAWWAHILGILFFLNYLYYSKHLHIMLAFPNVYFSKLTPQGEFDNLEAVKKEVDLMMDPNADPFAAPAEGEEEDEPEKFGASDIFDLNQVQLLNSYTCTECGRCTSECPANQTGKKLSPRKIMMDTRDRLEEVGENINKNGKYEDDGKQLLDDYILREELWACTTCNACVEACPVGIDPLSIILDMRRYLMMEQSAAPNELAIAMTNIENNGAPWPYNQMDRLKWAEEK
- a CDS encoding MlaD family protein, whose product is MKYSREVKTALLAIVAIVILIFGYSFLKGENLLDDSRTFYAVYQDVEGLSPSSEVTINGLKVGQITSIDFLNSTGDLLVTFSVKKDFKFSKDSEAKIYGGNIIGGKSLAIIPKYDSKANIAVSGDTLAGDKEEGIMELVNDRLTPLQKKLENTIVSADSMLTAITQILDDSTRNNIRGTFKNLDQTVNSFKITANELQGIVQGNSAKLDRTFTNLDEMSTNFNKFSDTLTQMDIKKITGDLEKVVADFEAVSNKLNSGNGTAAKLINDDAVYNNLDRATRQLEQLLQDIKLNPKRYVHFSVFGKNPGPYDAPKDSLK
- a CDS encoding N-acetylmuramoyl-L-alanine amidase family protein — encoded protein: MRTNLLNLFVFTTLLFSLSITISYAETPPATDPFVVVLDAGHGGKDPGNMGNGYKEKDIALSIVLNIGKELEKYEGVKVVYTRDSDVFIPLEKRGKIANDANADLFVSVHCNSHSSQAYGTETFVLGLHRNETNFEVAKKENSVIYLEEDYEVTYAGFDPNSPESSIGLTIMQEEYLDQSILLADLVQKEFTNTLNRKNRGVKQAGLIVLHQTYMPSVLVETGFLTNDEEGAFLNSNNGREKMAKAISKAIIKYSHTINLNVLADIKPVTHEEEAHEQKATSQVYEDVTFKVQLAAGSKKIDPKPYNFKGLSGVNRVKEGKLFKYYYGSTSDYLKIQRLHQEAIKSGYTASYIVAFKDEDKITVNEALKSRLK